Below is a window of Phocoena phocoena chromosome 12, mPhoPho1.1, whole genome shotgun sequence DNA.
gaggccacaacagtgagaggcccacgtatcaaaaaaaaaaaaaagtgtaatgtaACCAAAAATGCAGCAGCCAAGATAAAGTCTAAGTTGGAAGCAGTAGGAAATAGGTTTTCCATAAAGTGAAATCGAGTTTAGGTTTTCATTAAAGTAAAATCAAGTTTAGTGACAAATTTGAAAAGCATTCCTGTAACAGagaataaaagcaatgaaaatgatGAGAAAACAACAAGTATTAATCATGGAGAATCAATTAATGAATAGGtgtttctaaagaaaacaaacagaatagaGGTATGAAAGTTCTAACAGAAAATCTgttcatttaaaaacttaaacagaATCCTCCACAACGTAAATAAACAAACCACCTGAATTTTGAGAGCTCAGGAAGACACACATATTCCAGGCAAAATTAACAAGGGATATACACCttagttaacttttaaaatttcaaagaaataataaacactatagcggaacaaaataaaaacaaacaaacaaaaaggatggagggagggattgGTTAAGAATGAAAGCCAAGTAGAAAAAGAACATTGGTTAAGAAAGAGAGGAGTTCAAAGAAACTCCTACAAACCAAGTGGAAAAAgttattcaaaagaataaaatccaaactggtCTCAGTAAATGCCTGAGAATGATGAGAAAAATGGCTCAGTTTTAATACAAATGGATGGTGACCCAGGAATTCTATATAAGACTAATCATCGTTTAAGAATGGAGAAAGGAATGGTCTCAGAAAAGCTAACTATTCAGGTATTTCCTGACAATGTTGCTCAAAGACAGTTTTGAGATCAGTGAAGGTAGGGGGTCCCTGTTAAACTATCTACCTAATATTCTTTTACAAGgaattcccctcctcccccagctgctTGTTCTCACTGGACTGTGatcatgcaaaacaaaacaaaatatgtgtgtgtgcgctgaaatgtcttttttctccctttttcattGTGCTCTTCTAGATTCAAGGTAACTAAATTTCAGAACCAtgtgctttacatattttaacttaaaatcatCCACACAGTTTTTGAGGGTAACTATTCCTGTTTTCACAGATGAAAGCTCAGAGGCACCGAAAAACTGAATGACGTGTACAAGATCCCAGAGCTAGCAAGCAGGGAGCTGACATTTGGACCCAGGCAGTCTGGACTCAGTCAGGCTCTTAATCAGTTTTCTGTAGTGAGAACAGTGTTTTTCAAAAGCTTATCCAATAATCTTACCAACAGATCTTTCAGTGATCTCTGCCACAAATGAAGCAGAGCTATGCACACTTgagaatatttattgactatatttGCAAGCTGCAccgtttcttcatctttaaaacataCCCTTTTCTTATCTGTTAAGATGGTTAAGAGATAGAATGATCCCAGTATACTAGTTAAATCAGAAGGCATTATATCAAAGgttttatttagggcttccctggtggcgcaatggttgagagtccgcctgccgatgcaggggacacggtttcgtgccccagtctgggaagatcccacatgccgtggagcggctgggcccgtgagccatggccgctgagcctgcgccccgcaacgggagaggccacagcagtgaaaggctcacgtaccgcaaaaaaaaaaaaaaaaaaggttttatttagTTTCTTAAGAGCTAAGTGAGGTTTAATGTGTAACTACAAAATAGAGTAAGCACATTATTTACCATCTTTCCAGAAAAGAAGTACAATTATGTCAAATCACCTCTATTATACATAATGTTAAGAGCAATATAATCGTTAATAACTTTGACTGCCACCTATAGTgtttatcagaaataaaagagagtagCCTTTGTTGCTTATTATCAGTAATGTTTAGTTAGTGTTCATCAAAAACGATGTCTCAAGAAACATTTTTACATTAACTCTTATGCATACTTAGGATgcctggaattttaaaataatcacattaaatttcACAAGGAAATTGGGGTTCAAAGAAtacagaagtttgttttttttttttcggtatgcgggcctctcactgctgtggcctctcccgttgcggagcatcggctccggacacacaggctcagtggccatagctcacgggcccagccactccacggcatgttggatcttcccggaccggggcacgaacctgtgtcccctgcatcggcaggcggactctcaaccactgcgccaccagggatgcccgaATACAGAAGTTTTGACCTtatatggtatttaaaaaaaaaaaacctttctcaaGAAGTTAATATAATTCTAAATATCACAATTTTAGTACATGGATATTTGTGACTGGTCAACTATctcataaattaaaatatgactCTTTTATGCAATTAGGAAAATTTAAGTTAATACTACCTTTTCACAGTATTAAGgactttgttaaaaataaaaagacagtagTAAATTTCTCCAGTACCCAGCAGCCAACATATCTTGTTCTAGACATCTAAAGTGTGCTAAATCGAATAATGTCAAGCAGATTCCAAGCAGCAGAGCCTGGAGAAAATGTCACTTGGATATTTCCTGTTCTCTCCTAGCTTCTCTCATAGTTGGACGAGCCAACTCAGTGGCTCCAAGTGCGGCTCCCAGCACCACACTGTCCCATCTTTCTAATGTacttccagaaaaagatatcaaacATTTGCCCTAACTCAACTTTTCAACAATAAGGGCTAATGAAATAAAGATTTTCCTTCACTTAACACTCTTTGTACTCACTGTCCAATAGTCTTGCCAGTACCTCTTAAACTCTGAGATTGTAAGAAAAATTTTCTCTAAGTTTCATGTTAAAAGGTATTAGGTGACAAACACCTGAGGCATGTTAGAAATTGATTTAGACATGCCTGAAATACAAGAGTCAGTAACATTTCAGTACCGCTGGAAATCCTAAAGAAATGTACTGTATTGAGCAAGTTTTAGTACCAGATGTACCAATAACTCATCAAAATTGTTTGCATTGTTATGTGAAAATCAAAATTGGGTGGCTTGAGTTACATGGGTGGGAACCATGATAAATATACCTATGGAAATTTCCAGCTTTAGGGAACGCATGTGTAAGTAAGTGACTGTGGTACACAGATGCTCTGAATAAACACACCACAAGGAGGTAGGTAAAGTGGGTTTGATATGATTCCACTTAACATCATGAAAGTTATCTTTTCTCTTGGAAAATTCCCACCCCATGAACCCATCCTAGTACCACTATGTTCAGGAAGGGAAGCAACGCCCCCATCAGTGTTATTGTTTCTGCCTCGATCAACCATAGAACTAGATGCAACACATCTTAACCTCCCCCAAGATTGACTTTGCTTCTATCTGTTCCTACCTTTCTTTTTTAGACAAATTTAAACAGGGATTTTCATAGGGAATAAGGCCCAAGGAAAACTGACTTCTCAATAAAAGAGCACTTGCCTTGATGGGAAAATGTGACCAACAAAGTCTGAACAAGGAAAGATGAAAGCTGCAAAGCAGCACGTATCTTTCCCATTTGGTTGTTTCTAACCCTCCgtgcttttaaaaaactgtatttttaggGAAACGCAAACTGCAGTTTACGTTAATGTTACAGGGTTCTTTCTCTTCCACATCTTCTTCACCAACAGAGCTGGCTGGCATGCAGATACTATTTGTAAGGTATAAATATTACGAAAGTTCCCACCTTGGCATATTTATCTAAACAGTCTGTCTGTGAAGTTTCTagtggaaacaaaacaaaccataCCTACACTACCAAACCCCCAATTACTAATACGAATAAGCAAAGATAAATATCTAGGTGGTATGTAGGTTAGACTGATGATTTAAAAGCATATTCCGTTATATTCTTAATGTATTAAATTGGCATTAAGAGGTAAGAAAAccaattacatttatattttaatgaaggTTAATAAAAGCCAAATTACAGCCAACtgttaaagctttttttttttttttttaaattctagggtacacacactgaaaaaaacagaagaagaaagtcAGTTCAGGGGCTTTCTTATGAACAAATGATATCACAGTCTTCCCTATCGCATGCTTCTGAGCAATTCTGTAAATCTAATCAGTCACACAAGACATCGAATGGTGAGTCTCTCACATTTGTTACTTTTAATTCCTAAATGGTTATTATCTAATATTTTCACTTCTGGGTAAGAGAAAAGGCATTTTGGTCCATTAATTCACCTACTCGCTCCTGGAGGACATTAACCAACTCTGCTATCACGAAGATGTGAGTGTCATCAATGTCTTGAATGATGAACTTCTTCCCTAGGGCATTTGACTCATCCAAGTACAGCAGAAATTGCTTCATGGCAGGGTCACTGTCGAGATAAACACAGGATGATGAGACACCTTACTGTCAATTACCAGAGACCTGAACAATCAGAATTGAGCATGGAGAGTTTTAGGATAAGTTTAAAAGTTCTAAACTGTTAACCAATTCCTTACTCCTTCTCTGCCTCAAGTGTTGATGATTAACACACAGTGTTGATGATTAACAGACAGCTTCATTTTAGAACTGTTAGTGCAAGTTTAGAGGAAAGAGGCCAATGATGAGATTTGAAAACAATAATTTGTCACCGACAAGTGAAAAAGTAAAGCAATGTTCACAGCTTTGTAATTAACAGGGACTCGAAGCACAGCCCtgttaactgattttaaaaatgccaaCAATAGTCTTTGGCTTGCAGTAAATATtcaactttttttcccttccttaaaATTCTGAACCTCCTAACATTCAGAATCTTTAAAGGAAATTCTAACCAAATCTCTTTGAGAACAGTGAGTTCAAAATGAGATCTAAATtcaattctatttatttgtggtttttagtTTGGAATGAATAGGACAGCCATAAGGGAAAGAGATAAAATTTCCTAGATTTATAGAAATGAGTCTTTTTAATAAAACCTTGAATTACAACAAAGGCACACTTTAGATCTAATATAATATACAATACTCTGTTCAGCAAAAGATGAATATAAAAATGTCAAGTTGcatacagatatttttaattcttagagAAAACATAATCTTACACAATCTTTTGGTTTCTTGAGGGATGTCAATATCAATtacaaaaataacaatttaattCAAAAGAGGTCAGTGTAATTTACTGAAAAccatatacattttctttctttcaagtacAAACATAGGTA
It encodes the following:
- the GTF2H5 gene encoding general transcription factor IIH subunit 5; this translates as MVNVLKGVLIECDPAMKQFLLYLDESNALGKKFIIQDIDDTHIFVIAELVNVLQERVGELMDQNAFSLTQK